One genomic segment of Brevibacillus laterosporus LMG 15441 includes these proteins:
- a CDS encoding sigma 54-interacting transcriptional regulator: MKRIELIMQQIVSRSREGQASSAQELAEILSLSRANVSSDLNQLWREGRIEKSTTRPVRFSLPGIQPKALRNAGLSEQRKTDEKQTWERKRAGSFPPELKRNIHHSENQLQASVMDQLARDCQSLAALIEQAKAALLYPPHGMHTLLFGETGVGKTMFAGLMYEYAVEKGILAATAPFITFNCADYAHNAQLLVGQLFGVKKGAYTGADHDRQGLMEAADTGILFLDEVHRLPSEGQEMLFTFIDKGFFRRVGETNGVRQANVRLIAATTENPTSALLATFTRRIPMMISLPSLKERGLEERLQLIKQFFQEESYRLGKDIHVSGNSIRALLLYDCPNNIGQLKTDIRLSCAKAYADFISLRKTEMQITTADLPPHVKEGVLHVEQNRQNIEKLIGEKKYFLFHPDQEPYILEDSSVMDNNIYERMEQKIVQLRATGVSDTELYTVLTSEIEKYFTTYLTNVRKSFNQEDVLKIVHPEIVNLVEDIVTYAQTILNRTLTRNVLLGMSLHIQTLIDRIGRGKTISNPQLNQISKLHKAEFMVALECVSKIEEAFDLDIPLDEAGFLCMFFVLDEAQPEEIKNYVGILVMMHGNSSATSMVEVTNRLLGTNHAVPLDMPLEKPPHELLEKAKEIAKTIGNEEGLLFLVDMGSLLTFGEIIQKELGIPVKVIPLVSTTHVLEATRKAISGSTLDEIYQSVLAVSSHEIQEQSVKRERNKLPKQVIVTACLTGEGSALVIKNLLKNYLRFHNESLQIIPITCVDQNKAKQELEALKTKRQILCIVSNFRLDIDAPQYNIEQVLSLQAIPEIQQIINQEEIYKKMGETLEAHLKYLPGEQVLADVRATIKRMERKLQQKLYQDELMGITLHMCCMIDRLKGGGEVAEFKEKEAYKEHFKEMLTVIQGQMQPIELTYGIMVEENEICYLAKFFHMSEANQSHV; the protein is encoded by the coding sequence ATGAAACGCATAGAGCTGATTATGCAACAGATTGTATCCAGATCGCGTGAAGGACAAGCAAGCAGTGCCCAAGAGCTGGCCGAGATTCTTTCGTTAAGTCGAGCCAATGTCAGCTCTGATTTAAACCAGCTTTGGAGAGAAGGTCGTATAGAGAAAAGTACAACTAGGCCTGTACGCTTCTCCTTGCCTGGGATTCAACCTAAAGCTTTGAGGAACGCAGGTTTGTCTGAACAAAGGAAAACGGACGAGAAGCAGACTTGGGAACGTAAGAGAGCGGGTTCTTTTCCGCCGGAGCTTAAGAGGAATATACATCATAGCGAAAATCAGCTACAAGCTAGTGTAATGGACCAGTTGGCTAGAGATTGCCAGAGCTTAGCAGCACTCATTGAACAAGCTAAGGCTGCATTGCTCTATCCGCCCCATGGCATGCATACGCTACTTTTTGGGGAAACGGGTGTTGGGAAAACCATGTTTGCTGGGCTTATGTACGAATATGCTGTGGAAAAAGGAATCTTAGCAGCTACTGCTCCGTTTATCACTTTTAACTGTGCAGACTATGCTCACAATGCTCAATTATTGGTAGGCCAATTATTTGGTGTGAAAAAGGGTGCCTATACTGGCGCTGATCATGATCGACAAGGATTAATGGAAGCTGCTGACACTGGCATTCTGTTTTTAGATGAGGTTCACCGCTTACCGTCTGAAGGGCAGGAAATGTTATTTACTTTCATCGATAAAGGCTTCTTCAGACGTGTAGGAGAAACAAATGGAGTGCGTCAGGCAAATGTACGATTAATTGCGGCGACAACAGAGAATCCTACCTCTGCATTGCTCGCGACTTTTACCAGACGAATTCCTATGATGATTTCTCTGCCTTCCTTAAAAGAAAGAGGACTGGAGGAGCGGCTACAGCTAATCAAACAATTTTTTCAAGAAGAGTCTTATCGTTTAGGGAAGGATATTCATGTCTCAGGTAATTCTATCCGTGCGCTTCTCCTGTACGACTGTCCAAACAACATTGGTCAATTGAAAACGGATATTCGCCTATCCTGTGCAAAGGCATATGCCGATTTTATATCTTTGCGGAAAACAGAAATGCAAATTACTACCGCTGATCTTCCCCCTCATGTAAAAGAGGGCGTGCTGCATGTGGAGCAGAATAGACAAAATATCGAGAAGCTTATTGGGGAAAAGAAGTATTTTTTGTTTCATCCCGATCAAGAACCATATATTTTAGAAGATTCATCGGTAATGGACAATAATATCTACGAACGAATGGAACAAAAGATTGTACAATTGCGAGCTACGGGAGTATCTGATACAGAGCTGTACACAGTCTTGACTAGTGAGATTGAAAAGTATTTCACTACTTATCTGACTAATGTACGAAAAAGCTTCAATCAGGAAGATGTCTTGAAAATTGTCCACCCCGAAATTGTCAATCTGGTCGAGGACATCGTTACGTATGCCCAGACTATATTGAATAGAACATTAACACGCAATGTTCTACTGGGAATGTCTTTGCATATTCAGACACTCATTGATCGGATTGGAAGGGGAAAAACAATTTCGAATCCGCAATTGAATCAAATTAGCAAGCTACATAAAGCTGAATTCATGGTAGCTCTTGAATGTGTGAGTAAGATAGAAGAGGCTTTTGATCTCGACATACCGCTAGACGAGGCAGGTTTTCTCTGCATGTTCTTTGTACTTGACGAAGCACAGCCTGAGGAGATCAAAAATTATGTGGGTATTCTCGTCATGATGCACGGTAATTCCAGTGCGACCTCCATGGTAGAGGTGACAAATCGCCTCTTAGGAACGAATCATGCTGTTCCTTTAGATATGCCCTTAGAAAAACCTCCCCATGAATTATTAGAAAAAGCCAAAGAAATTGCCAAAACGATTGGGAATGAAGAGGGTCTGCTGTTTTTAGTAGATATGGGCTCTTTACTTACCTTTGGAGAAATCATCCAAAAAGAATTGGGAATACCGGTAAAAGTGATCCCCTTGGTTAGTACCACGCATGTTTTAGAGGCTACCCGCAAAGCGATATCCGGTTCTACATTAGACGAGATTTATCAAAGCGTATTAGCGGTATCAAGTCATGAAATACAAGAACAGTCTGTTAAACGGGAACGTAATAAGCTACCAAAGCAAGTGATCGTAACAGCGTGCTTGACAGGTGAAGGAAGCGCACTTGTGATTAAAAATCTATTGAAAAATTATCTTCGCTTTCATAACGAATCCTTACAAATTATACCGATTACGTGTGTGGATCAAAACAAAGCGAAACAGGAGCTGGAGGCACTAAAGACAAAACGCCAGATTTTGTGTATTGTCAGCAATTTTCGATTGGATATAGATGCACCTCAATATAATATTGAGCAGGTCTTAAGCTTACAGGCTATTCCTGAGATTCAGCAAATTATCAACCAGGAAGAAATTTATAAAAAAATGGGTGAAACACTAGAAGCTCATTTAAAATATCTCCCAGGCGAACAAGTCCTAGCAGATGTACGTGCTACTATTAAACGCATGGAGAGAAAACTACAGCAGAAGCTATATCAGGATGAATTGATGGGGATTACATTGCATATGTGCTGTATGATTGATCGGCTGAAAGGCGGAGGAGAAGTAGCAGAATTTAAAGAAAAGGAAGCGTACAAAGAGCATTTTAAAGAGATGCTTACTGTTATACAAGGACAAATGCAGCCAATTGAGTTGACGTATGGAATCATGGTGGAAGAAAATGAAATTTGTTATCTCGCGAAATTTTTCCATATGAGTGAAGCAAATCAGTCTCACGTATAA
- the lplT gene encoding lysophospholipid transporter LplT, with the protein MKNKALQYLYITQFLSAFADNMALFVIANLLRQNGFSPVALALVSMAFFVPFIVMAPVVGPIADKYSKTAVLLVGNFLKLLGIVLLMTVDHQSIIALMASYFTVGIGAVVYSPAKYGILVELTENEMELFEANSRIEAYTILAILLGIGGGGAIAAVTSVMVSSSICLLLFAASIAMTFYIPMQRGNRHIKIRKETRLFFENFRLLYGHPTTHYALIGTGAFWMSSAVLRIAVLAWIPLALGFAENDFRVSLILATTSIGIIGGAFFAPKVIPLSRFTKAILYGFLMTGCIMLFPWIHSTFIAILMLLGVGFMGGVFIVPMNTVIQEQGLQIIGSGKTIAVQNFVENSLMLGGTVIYYAVSYMGGSVSFAILFQGILLVVFLGYLVFKIPEVDRARTKRI; encoded by the coding sequence GTGAAAAATAAAGCCTTGCAGTATTTATATATCACTCAGTTTTTATCTGCGTTTGCTGATAACATGGCATTATTTGTGATTGCCAATCTGTTAAGACAAAATGGCTTTTCTCCTGTCGCGCTTGCCTTAGTTTCCATGGCATTTTTCGTGCCGTTTATTGTAATGGCACCTGTGGTAGGGCCCATAGCAGATAAGTATTCGAAAACAGCCGTTTTACTTGTAGGTAATTTTTTGAAGCTTTTAGGCATCGTATTATTAATGACGGTAGACCACCAAAGCATTATAGCGTTGATGGCTAGTTACTTTACTGTAGGAATAGGAGCGGTTGTCTACTCCCCAGCCAAGTACGGCATATTAGTAGAGCTTACTGAAAACGAAATGGAGTTATTTGAAGCTAATTCACGGATTGAGGCCTATACGATACTGGCTATTTTGCTAGGAATCGGAGGAGGAGGGGCCATTGCGGCCGTTACTAGTGTCATGGTTTCTTCGAGCATCTGCTTGCTGCTCTTTGCGGCTTCGATTGCGATGACCTTTTACATCCCAATGCAGCGAGGCAATCGCCATATTAAAATCAGAAAAGAAACCCGCTTATTTTTTGAAAATTTTCGTTTGCTGTACGGTCATCCGACTACACACTACGCACTGATAGGAACAGGGGCATTCTGGATGAGTTCGGCGGTACTTCGGATTGCTGTGCTTGCTTGGATTCCGCTTGCCCTGGGTTTTGCAGAGAACGACTTTCGTGTATCCCTTATACTAGCGACTACCTCCATTGGCATTATTGGAGGAGCCTTCTTTGCTCCGAAGGTGATTCCTTTATCTAGATTTACGAAAGCCATTCTCTATGGATTTCTTATGACTGGCTGTATTATGCTGTTTCCTTGGATACATTCAACATTCATTGCTATTCTGATGTTGCTTGGTGTTGGCTTTATGGGCGGGGTATTTATCGTTCCGATGAACACTGTCATTCAGGAGCAAGGACTTCAAATCATCGGATCAGGTAAAACGATTGCGGTCCAAAATTTTGTAGAGAATAGCTTAATGCTAGGGGGAACGGTTATTTACTATGCTGTATCCTATATGGGCGGCTCTGTTTCCTTTGCCATTTTATTTCAGGGTATTCTTCTTGTAGTCTTTCTTGGTTATCTAGTATTCAAAATTCCAGAGGTAGATCGAGCTCGAACCAAGCGAATCTAA
- a CDS encoding AMP-binding protein, whose product MGIVDSLLKTVVNTSYRVEIEGLSKLDFSKPVILAPNHVSILDAVLLACNLPKEVCYVVNTDIAKKYASFLSQRKFITVDPFNSYSIRKIVREVKAGVPLVLFPEGRITTTGGIMKIYSGLGYIALRTGATIYPVTLVGPERTPFSYITDKWKTHLFPKVRIRIGEAYTIPAKEGVSKRIQKEKAGSTVLRTMQTELFYAKEKHHVQLFNEMLDACRLNGPNRMIGEELTQSITYKKLVISTYALGNKLQDLVQQEQRIGTLLPTSLGHTVALFSLFYLDKTVALLNFSMGVQTVLDACETASISTILTSREFIQKANLQAMADALTKHIRVIYLEDVKASISTTDKGKALVAYVSKQRALKVNPLQESELILFTSGSESKPKGVVLTHSNIYNNIQQVLAMMDMTSKDKFLNTLPMFHSFGLTVGTILPIVTGIPVFFYPSPLHYKVIPEIAYDRNCTVLFGTSTFLAGYARTAKPYDFYAMRHVVAGAEKLKDEVRQLWMDKFGIRVMEGYGTTEASPILSLNTPLQHKKGTVGQFLPGIRYELEKIEGIAEGGNLWVDGANVMKGYLFHGKGFEPREGYYDCGDIVTVDDEGYISIVARKKRFAKIAGEMVSLNLVEQLITEVVQDTRLAAVTTGDPRKGERIYLFTSTPITMREIKEYVIAKGFSALLVPSKIVEIEELPLLGSGKVDYVTLKQWAEQETPSKR is encoded by the coding sequence GTGGGTATTGTAGATAGTTTGTTAAAAACGGTGGTTAATACGAGTTATCGAGTTGAGATTGAGGGACTCTCAAAACTCGATTTTTCCAAGCCGGTTATTTTAGCGCCAAATCACGTTTCCATATTAGATGCCGTATTACTGGCCTGCAATCTTCCTAAAGAAGTATGCTATGTGGTGAATACGGATATTGCCAAAAAATATGCCAGCTTTTTATCACAACGAAAATTTATAACGGTTGATCCTTTTAATTCTTATTCCATCCGCAAAATTGTGCGTGAGGTTAAGGCTGGAGTTCCTTTGGTGTTGTTTCCTGAAGGGAGAATTACAACGACTGGTGGAATCATGAAAATATATAGTGGGCTCGGTTATATTGCTCTTCGCACAGGGGCCACTATTTATCCCGTTACATTGGTGGGGCCTGAACGAACACCATTTTCTTACATTACGGATAAGTGGAAAACGCATTTATTCCCCAAGGTGCGTATCCGTATTGGTGAGGCCTATACGATTCCAGCAAAAGAGGGAGTATCGAAACGTATTCAAAAGGAAAAGGCCGGAAGTACAGTCCTGAGAACAATGCAAACAGAATTATTTTATGCCAAAGAGAAGCATCACGTGCAATTATTTAATGAAATGCTAGATGCCTGTCGTCTTAATGGTCCAAACCGGATGATTGGGGAAGAATTAACACAGTCAATAACGTATAAAAAGCTGGTCATAAGTACATATGCATTAGGGAATAAATTACAGGATCTTGTTCAGCAGGAGCAACGCATCGGCACATTATTACCTACATCACTTGGGCATACCGTAGCTTTATTTTCATTATTTTATTTAGACAAAACGGTCGCTCTCCTCAACTTTAGTATGGGGGTTCAGACGGTATTGGATGCTTGTGAAACAGCGAGTATTTCCACCATTTTAACCTCCAGAGAGTTTATTCAGAAGGCTAATTTACAGGCGATGGCTGATGCGCTTACCAAACATATTCGGGTTATTTACCTAGAAGACGTAAAAGCATCGATTAGCACAACTGATAAAGGAAAAGCGCTGGTTGCTTATGTGAGCAAACAGCGTGCTTTAAAGGTGAATCCATTACAGGAAAGTGAACTTATTTTATTTACATCTGGAAGCGAGAGCAAACCAAAAGGAGTGGTGCTAACACACAGTAATATCTATAACAATATTCAGCAGGTCTTGGCCATGATGGATATGACATCGAAAGACAAGTTTTTAAATACCTTACCCATGTTTCACAGCTTTGGGTTAACGGTAGGTACGATTTTACCAATTGTGACAGGAATTCCTGTGTTTTTTTACCCCTCGCCGCTTCATTACAAGGTGATCCCTGAGATTGCTTATGATCGCAATTGTACCGTGTTATTTGGAACGTCTACATTCCTTGCAGGATATGCTCGGACTGCCAAACCATACGATTTTTACGCTATGCGTCATGTAGTGGCGGGAGCAGAAAAATTAAAGGATGAGGTTCGACAGCTTTGGATGGATAAATTCGGCATTAGGGTAATGGAGGGATATGGTACAACAGAGGCTTCTCCAATCCTTTCACTGAACACTCCACTACAGCATAAAAAAGGAACAGTCGGTCAATTTTTGCCAGGTATTCGTTACGAATTAGAGAAGATTGAAGGCATAGCGGAAGGCGGCAATCTTTGGGTGGATGGAGCAAATGTCATGAAGGGCTATTTATTTCATGGCAAAGGCTTCGAGCCGAGAGAAGGGTACTACGATTGTGGAGATATCGTAACAGTGGATGACGAAGGGTATATTTCCATTGTAGCTCGGAAAAAACGTTTTGCAAAAATTGCAGGTGAAATGGTCTCACTAAATTTAGTTGAGCAACTGATTACGGAGGTAGTGCAAGATACGAGGCTCGCTGCTGTTACCACAGGTGATCCGCGAAAAGGAGAGCGCATTTATCTATTTACCTCTACTCCCATTACAATGCGTGAGATTAAGGAATACGTGATAGCTAAAGGCTTCTCAGCACTATTGGTTCCTTCTAAAATTGTGGAAATTGAGGAACTTCCTTTATTAGGAAGCGGTAAGGTGGACTATGTAACATTAAAACAATGGGCAGAACAAGAGACCCCATCTAAACGATAG
- a CDS encoding S-layer homology domain-containing protein, which translates to MKRISALLLSFLLLFSMMPLLAQAKNTNFWDVSRDHWAYEAITDMATKGIIDGYSDGSFRPNSKVTRAEFAKIMIAAAGVQLGDKWGISQTFKDVPRSHWAFTYVEYAKPYLTGYKSGSTYSYKPDQNAVREDIAVALVRLLGYDQSKSAKVSLLNQFRDKERISYNLRTFIAIALDNDLIKGFNDGTFRPQDAITRAEAASLLYRAKLDEQKVVFPTDPTSPVPQPKPDQKTREVVDDFSDNQLKKWNSARGTGSWVVYDKRVTAYSNDSALKHYLLPLKDKVSRDDTEWEISVDIIPVKTDAEAGIFINGNDGEADIVYLTKDSLQIRHLPDPEKKETKAIASIATKLTTNNSLKIKASGDTLSVYLNGTNIYTLQNVKWDHSEIGLYMSKDAFKQIPSKTTWFDNFTFTATKK; encoded by the coding sequence ATGAAAAGGATATCTGCTTTATTGCTGTCGTTCCTATTGCTGTTTTCCATGATGCCCCTGCTAGCACAAGCTAAAAACACAAATTTCTGGGATGTCTCGCGAGATCATTGGGCTTATGAGGCCATCACTGACATGGCCACCAAGGGAATTATTGATGGCTACAGTGACGGTTCGTTTCGTCCAAACTCAAAAGTGACCCGGGCTGAGTTTGCTAAAATTATGATTGCAGCAGCAGGAGTCCAATTGGGGGATAAATGGGGGATTTCTCAGACCTTTAAAGATGTACCGCGCAGCCACTGGGCATTTACGTATGTCGAGTATGCAAAGCCTTACCTGACTGGCTACAAGTCAGGCTCAACCTACAGCTACAAGCCTGATCAGAATGCCGTACGTGAAGACATTGCCGTAGCTTTGGTGCGCCTGCTGGGCTATGATCAATCAAAATCAGCAAAAGTATCTTTATTAAATCAATTCAGAGACAAAGAAAGAATTTCTTACAATCTTCGCACCTTTATCGCAATCGCCTTAGATAATGATCTGATTAAAGGCTTCAACGATGGTACCTTCCGACCACAAGATGCCATTACACGCGCGGAAGCCGCCTCTCTATTGTATCGAGCTAAGCTAGATGAGCAAAAAGTCGTTTTCCCAACTGATCCTACTTCTCCCGTCCCGCAACCAAAGCCTGATCAAAAAACAAGAGAAGTGGTTGATGATTTTTCAGATAATCAATTGAAAAAATGGAACAGTGCGCGAGGAACTGGATCGTGGGTGGTTTATGATAAGCGTGTAACAGCTTATAGCAATGACAGCGCTCTAAAGCATTATCTCCTGCCCCTAAAAGATAAGGTAAGCAGGGATGATACAGAATGGGAAATATCAGTAGATATTATTCCAGTCAAAACCGATGCGGAAGCCGGTATATTTATTAATGGGAACGACGGAGAAGCTGATATCGTTTATCTAACAAAGGATTCTCTACAGATTCGCCACCTGCCTGATCCTGAAAAGAAAGAGACAAAAGCTATCGCAAGCATTGCCACCAAGCTAACAACCAACAATAGCCTTAAAATAAAAGCTAGCGGTGATACATTATCCGTTTATCTAAACGGCACCAACATCTATACGCTCCAAAATGTGAAATGGGATCATTCCGAAATAGGATTATATATGAGTAAGGATGCTTTTAAACAGATTCCATCAAAGACTACCTGGTTTGACAATTTCACATTTACCGCTACGAAAAAATAA
- a CDS encoding GNAT family N-acetyltransferase: MSEEVTVVLVPMEERDKGEYDRLLLEADESEEMIARYKHRGDMYAAYTEERLLGIAILLPCTEEMVEIKNIAVCRGEQGKGYGKQFISCLEEKAKEGNYKVMVVGTANSSLDNLAFYQKVGFRITGIKADFFLQYPYPIWENGIRALDMVILKKNL, from the coding sequence TTGTCAGAGGAGGTAACTGTAGTCCTTGTACCCATGGAAGAGCGGGATAAAGGTGAATATGATCGATTGTTGTTAGAGGCTGATGAATCAGAAGAGATGATTGCACGCTATAAGCATCGTGGAGATATGTACGCTGCTTATACAGAGGAGCGTTTGCTTGGTATCGCCATTTTGCTTCCGTGTACCGAAGAAATGGTCGAAATTAAAAATATTGCGGTATGTAGAGGAGAGCAGGGAAAGGGCTACGGCAAACAATTCATTTCGTGTTTGGAAGAGAAGGCTAAAGAAGGCAACTATAAGGTGATGGTTGTAGGAACAGCGAATTCTAGCTTGGATAATCTAGCGTTTTATCAAAAGGTAGGGTTTCGAATTACAGGAATCAAAGCCGATTTCTTTTTGCAATATCCCTATCCAATTTGGGAAAATGGAATTCGTGCTTTAGATATGGTGATTTTAAAAAAAAATCTGTAA
- a CDS encoding lipoate--protein ligase family protein, with translation MGRGFTVYSELLHSPFTWIDSGIYRQSPVEPIALDEALATAMKEPNAKPIIHLWIYDKAFWLGRRDAKLPHLEQALKAYSYEGYSALLRSSGGACVPLDSGVLNMAILFPQCNLAIDDFYKLAADILSVGLADYGKIELGEVVDSYCVGDYDFALSGKKIGGMAQRRTRYGSILQLCINIEGSGIERGALMEDFYHQAGLYEMEVAQRPVPAVRKETIGSISEHMGRAISVDEVKEQLYSAISNKWTAPKGELPLTEADKEVAIQHLTGRLGLFSYTAAEIQQSDWRLQK, from the coding sequence TTGGGAAGGGGTTTTACTGTGTATTCTGAACTACTGCACTCTCCATTTACCTGGATTGACTCGGGCATCTACCGACAATCTCCGGTAGAACCGATCGCATTGGATGAAGCATTAGCTACTGCTATGAAAGAGCCTAATGCAAAACCAATTATCCATTTATGGATTTATGATAAAGCTTTTTGGTTGGGACGACGTGACGCCAAGCTTCCGCACTTAGAGCAAGCCTTGAAGGCATACAGTTATGAAGGGTACTCGGCTCTCCTCCGTTCCTCGGGCGGCGCATGTGTTCCACTGGACAGCGGTGTTTTAAATATGGCTATTTTATTCCCACAATGCAATCTGGCAATTGATGATTTTTATAAGCTAGCTGCTGATATTCTATCAGTCGGACTTGCTGACTACGGAAAGATTGAACTGGGAGAAGTCGTAGATTCCTATTGTGTAGGTGACTATGATTTTGCGCTTTCTGGTAAAAAAATTGGTGGAATGGCTCAACGCCGTACCCGCTATGGTTCCATTTTACAGCTCTGTATCAATATTGAGGGTAGTGGAATAGAACGCGGAGCCCTGATGGAAGACTTCTATCATCAAGCTGGACTTTATGAAATGGAAGTAGCCCAGCGCCCTGTTCCTGCCGTTCGAAAGGAGACTATCGGCAGTATCTCCGAGCATATGGGACGTGCCATCTCCGTAGATGAAGTAAAAGAACAGCTTTATTCTGCTATCTCAAACAAATGGACAGCTCCCAAGGGAGAATTACCTTTGACAGAAGCGGATAAAGAAGTCGCAATCCAGCATTTAACGGGACGCCTTGGCCTCTTCTCTTATACCGCAGCAGAGATTCAACAATCTGATTGGCGGTTACAAAAATAA
- the cbpB gene encoding cyclic-di-AMP-binding protein CbpB, translating to MINPQAKHIFNYPIMDLILPASKVAHVQLGNSLEHALLVLVKSRYSAIPVLDSSYKVMGQISKTMILESILGLERVEYETLHEHHVEEVMEHNIPRLRPTDSFQRALELSINHPFVCVEDEQGVFEGILTRKAVLALVYHHFRNAE from the coding sequence TTGATTAATCCTCAAGCTAAGCATATTTTCAATTACCCGATTATGGATTTAATATTGCCCGCCTCAAAAGTAGCTCATGTTCAATTGGGCAATTCTTTGGAACACGCTTTATTAGTATTGGTGAAAAGCAGATATTCGGCCATTCCTGTATTGGACTCTTCCTATAAAGTGATGGGACAAATTAGTAAAACAATGATACTGGAATCCATTCTAGGTTTAGAGCGTGTGGAGTATGAAACATTACATGAGCATCATGTAGAAGAGGTCATGGAACATAACATCCCTCGTTTACGCCCTACTGACTCTTTTCAACGCGCTCTAGAATTATCCATTAATCATCCGTTTGTGTGTGTCGAGGATGAGCAAGGTGTTTTTGAAGGAATTTTGACTCGTAAAGCAGTTCTTGCCCTCGTGTACCACCATTTCCGTAACGCCGAATAA
- a CDS encoding YheC/YheD family protein has product MEKIGIMLDKKVISLNRRRRHTYERLAFYVEIGARLGLETVFFHADQINFATNKIKGYVWRDKKLVPSTFIIPKVIHNRLLSGKKATIFRIKKLEKISQVYNGIVTRNKWRVHKRLWGQDNLRHYIPETKLFRKQAFTDMLNKYSFIYIKPVVGSVGIGVARIERKAEEYFFYSSQTKESFQHVEELVQFVENWIKNKTYIIQQGIPLCKYQDRTFDVRVSIQKNQLHEWKISGMVAKLENPTNKLSNLAQGGRAEQLETVLASLFATQSIPVIVNRLKAACFAIVEELEQHETSLADLGLDMGIDRSGLPYFIEANVRDQRYSFFKAGEKAMFYQSYKTPLEYGATLYKKKK; this is encoded by the coding sequence GTGGAAAAAATCGGAATCATGCTTGATAAGAAAGTTATTTCCTTGAACAGACGACGACGACACACCTATGAGCGGCTGGCTTTTTATGTAGAGATTGGGGCTAGGCTTGGACTAGAGACTGTGTTTTTTCATGCTGATCAAATTAACTTTGCCACGAATAAAATTAAAGGCTATGTATGGAGAGATAAGAAGCTGGTACCATCCACTTTTATAATCCCAAAAGTCATTCACAATCGATTACTTTCTGGCAAGAAAGCTACGATTTTTCGGATAAAAAAATTAGAAAAAATAAGCCAAGTGTATAACGGAATTGTCACACGCAATAAATGGAGGGTGCACAAGAGACTGTGGGGACAGGATAATTTACGTCATTACATTCCAGAAACCAAGCTATTTCGTAAACAAGCCTTTACCGACATGCTGAATAAATATTCTTTTATCTACATCAAACCCGTAGTCGGATCAGTAGGGATCGGAGTTGCTCGAATAGAACGTAAGGCAGAGGAATATTTTTTCTACTCGTCGCAAACAAAGGAAAGCTTTCAGCATGTAGAAGAACTTGTACAGTTTGTGGAAAACTGGATCAAGAACAAAACCTACATTATTCAACAAGGTATTCCGCTTTGCAAGTATCAGGATCGAACTTTTGATGTGCGTGTTTCTATTCAAAAAAATCAACTGCATGAATGGAAGATATCAGGGATGGTAGCGAAGTTGGAAAACCCTACCAATAAATTAAGTAACTTAGCACAAGGTGGTAGGGCAGAACAATTGGAAACAGTTCTGGCCTCGCTGTTTGCTACTCAAAGTATTCCCGTCATTGTGAATCGTTTGAAGGCTGCATGCTTTGCCATTGTAGAGGAGCTAGAACAACATGAAACGTCACTAGCTGATCTGGGCTTAGATATGGGGATTGACCGGTCTGGATTACCATATTTTATAGAGGCGAACGTAAGGGATCAAAGATACTCATTTTTTAAAGCAGGTGAGAAGGCCATGTTTTATCAATCTTATAAAACACCACTTGAATATGGAGCTACTCTGTACAAAAAGAAAAAATGA
- a CDS encoding class I SAM-dependent methyltransferase has translation MFPNVLEVVRQYIRERVEEGETVVDATMGNGNDTLFLAQLVGERGKVYAYDVQSEAIEKTRARLEREQVVERVNLLLTSHEQMKEIPVAIGAVMFNLGYLPGGNKDITTQANTTIRAIEAGLDKLRTGGIMTIIIYWGHEAGAVEKEAVVDYCEKLPQTEYLVLRYQYMNQQNQAPFIIAIEKR, from the coding sequence GTGTTTCCAAATGTTTTAGAAGTTGTACGTCAATATATTAGAGAACGAGTAGAAGAAGGAGAGACGGTAGTGGACGCCACTATGGGCAATGGAAATGACACATTATTTCTTGCTCAGCTAGTTGGGGAAAGAGGAAAAGTGTACGCTTATGATGTTCAATCAGAAGCGATTGAGAAAACCCGAGCACGTTTAGAACGCGAACAGGTAGTAGAGCGGGTGAATTTATTATTAACCAGCCACGAGCAAATGAAAGAGATTCCGGTAGCAATCGGAGCTGTTATGTTTAATTTAGGATATTTACCAGGTGGAAATAAGGATATTACGACACAGGCTAATACCACCATTCGTGCTATTGAAGCCGGATTGGATAAGCTCAGGACTGGTGGAATCATGACGATCATTATTTATTGGGGGCACGAAGCAGGGGCTGTAGAGAAGGAGGCGGTTGTTGATTATTGTGAAAAACTACCGCAGACAGAATACCTTGTGCTTCGTTATCAATATATGAATCAACAAAACCAAGCTCCTTTTATCATTGCCATTGAAAAAAGATAA